GGGCCCGGTAGTTGTTGTTTATCCGGAAGGCTCTTTTTACGCACATGTAAAAGAGGAAGACGCAAAAACAATAACTGAGGAACACTTGCTTAAGGGTAGAATAGTAAAGGACCTCTTGTACTACGAATCCATCGAGGAAGATTCTGATCAAGTGAAATCCATTAATGAAGTTGAGTTTTATAAAAAGCAAGTGCGTAGAGTTCTTAGAAACTGTGGGGTAATTGATCCCGAAAACATCGAAGAATATATCGCTATGGATGGATATGCGGCTCTCGGAAAAGTATTGACTGAGATGGAGCCGGCGGATGTTATAAACATCATGAAGCAGTCTGGCCTTAGAGGCCGTGGTGGCGGTGGATTTCCCACAGGAGTAAAGTGGAGCTTCGCAGCAGGCGCTAAAGGCGACCAAAAGTACATGATATGCAACGCCGACGAGGGAGACCCGGGAGCGTTTATGGACAGGAGTGTACTTGAGGGTGATCCACATGCAATAATCGAAGCAATGGCTATTGCAGGATACGCAATAGGATCTTCCCAAGGATATGTATATATAAGAGCTGAATACCCTATAGCTGTTCATCGTCTTGAAATAGCTATAGGTCAAGCAAAAGAGAATGGACTACTCGGAAAAGACATATTCGGAACAGGATTCGATTTCGACTTGGAAATCCGTCTTGGAGCCGGAGCATTCGTATGCGGTGAAGAAACGGCATTGCTGCAATCAATCGAAGGTTTTAGGGGAATGCCAAGACCTAAGCCACCCTTCCCGGCAAACAAAGGTTTGTGGCAGAAACCGACAATAATCAACAATGTTGAGACATTGGCAAACATACCGCAAATCATTCTTAATGGAGCGGAGTGGTTTGCATCCATAGGAACAGAAAAATCCAAAGGAACCAAGGTGTTCGCATTGGGTGGAAAAATAAATAACACAGGATTAATTGAGATTCCTATGGGAACAACTCTTAGAGAAGTTATTTATGACATTGGCGGAGGAATTCCCAATGGCAAGAAGTTCAAGGCTGTACAAACAGGCGGACCTTCCGGCGGTTGCATAACCTATGAACATCTAGACCAGCCGCTTGACTACGATAATTTGATTGCCCTTGGTTCAATGATGGGTTCAGGTGGAATGATTGTTTTGGATGAAGATAACTGCATGGTTGACATAGCAAGATTCTTCCTTGATTTTACAGTTGACGAGTCCTGCGGAAAATGTACTCCTTGCCGTGAAGGAACGAAGAGAATGCTTGAAATGCTTGTAAAAATCACGAGCGGCCAAGGTGAAGAAGGCGATATCGAGAAACTTGAAAAACTTGCATACACCATCAAGGATTCAGCTCTTTGTGGTTTAGGACAAACAGCTCCGAACCCTGTAATATCAACTATAAGATACTTCAGGGATGAGTATGAAGCTCATATCAGAGATAAGAAGTGCCCGGCAGGAGTCTGCAAGAATCTGTTGACTTACTATATAACGGATGCTTGCATAGGCTGTACGAAGTGTGCTAGAAACTGCCCGGTAAACTGCATAAGCGGAGAAGTCAAAAAGCTTCATGTTATAGATTCCGACAATTGTATTAAGTGCGGAGCATGTATGGAAGCTTGTCCTGTAGATGCAATTATAAAGAGATAAGCTTCGTCTAAACTCACAAATTAAAAGAGAGGTGTAAAAGGTGGAAAAAGTTACTTTAACTATAAATGGTGTCGAGGTGCAGGCACCAAAAAACTATACTGTTCTTCAAGCGGCCAGAGAGATTGGAATCCATATTCCAACCCTTTGCTACCTGGAAGGCGTTAACGAGATTGGCGCCTGCAGGGTGTGTGTTGTTGAAGTTGAGAGAGCCAGAGCTCTTCTGACTGCATGTACAACACCAATTTCTGAAGGAATGGTTGTAAAAACAAATACAAAACGTGTTAGAGATGCAAGAAAAATGGTTGTAGAACTCATTCTTGCAAACCATAATCAGGAGTGCCTGGTTTGCGACAGAAACGGGACTTGCGAGCTTCAAAAGCTTACTGAAGAGCTTGGCATTAAGGAAGTATCCTACGAGGGAGCGAAAAGAACTCCGACAATCGATAATTTTTCTCCTTCAATTGTAAGAGATACAAGCAAATGCATACTCTGCGGAAGATGTATCGCTACCTGCAAGAATGTTCAGGAAATAGGAATACTCGAGTTTACAAACAGGGGATTCAACACGGAAGTAAGCCCGGCCTTCAATTCGAGCTTGACTGAAATGCCATGCATCTATTGCGGCCAATGCGTAAACGCTTGCCCGGTTGCGGCTCTTAGGGAAAAATCCAACATCAATGATGTATGGGAAGCAATCGACAATCCGGATATGCATGTCATTGTACAATCTGCTCCGGCTGTTAGAGCGGCGCTTGGAGAACTCTTTGACAATCCTATAGGTACAAATGTTACTCCTAAGTTGGCTACATCCCTTCACATGATGGGCTTTGACAAAGTGTTTGACACTAACTT
The genomic region above belongs to Peptostreptococcaceae bacterium and contains:
- the nuoF gene encoding NADH-quinone oxidoreductase subunit NuoF, translating into MELYRSHVLICGGTGCTSSGSDKIEARFHEEIKKNGLEKEVKVIRTGCFGLCEVGPVVVVYPEGSFYAHVKEEDAKTITEEHLLKGRIVKDLLYYESIEEDSDQVKSINEVEFYKKQVRRVLRNCGVIDPENIEEYIAMDGYAALGKVLTEMEPADVINIMKQSGLRGRGGGGFPTGVKWSFAAGAKGDQKYMICNADEGDPGAFMDRSVLEGDPHAIIEAMAIAGYAIGSSQGYVYIRAEYPIAVHRLEIAIGQAKENGLLGKDIFGTGFDFDLEIRLGAGAFVCGEETALLQSIEGFRGMPRPKPPFPANKGLWQKPTIINNVETLANIPQIILNGAEWFASIGTEKSKGTKVFALGGKINNTGLIEIPMGTTLREVIYDIGGGIPNGKKFKAVQTGGPSGGCITYEHLDQPLDYDNLIALGSMMGSGGMIVLDEDNCMVDIARFFLDFTVDESCGKCTPCREGTKRMLEMLVKITSGQGEEGDIEKLEKLAYTIKDSALCGLGQTAPNPVISTIRYFRDEYEAHIRDKKCPAGVCKNLLTYYITDACIGCTKCARNCPVNCISGEVKKLHVIDSDNCIKCGACMEACPVDAIIKR